TATTATGCATAGTTTGAAAAGTCTTGGGGGGCCATGAAATAGCTCCACCCTTGTGTCGGACGGATTACGGATATGAACATATTGactgtataaaaatttataaataaattcttATTTATGTCTATGTAATCCACTAGTACAAAAATCCATCCGTGATTTTTTTCAAATCGTTAGTTTTCCAAGTCCAGATATCTGTTAAGTCCAGACAAAGACCTCTACAAAGAATAGTCCAGACCAACGCGACCTATGTGCTATGTGGGACCGAAGAGAAAATCGTCGATTATTTATTTACACGGTATGTGTTTTCTAGATTTTTAATGGTAATGATCAGGAGAGCGTCCAACCTTGAGACTTGGGAGACGACGTGAATCTGGTCTGAAATAATTGGATTGCTAGGAATGGAACGCAATCTACGAAAACTAAACTGATCAGACTAGTAGCCTACTGGTTGATCACTTGGAAGGTCAAGAATAGTACGATCTTCAGACAGATCTAGCCAAACCCCCTCCTAACAGTTTACAAAATTAAGCAGTTGATGAATCTTTGGAAGCAACAACTCTAAGCGAATAGACATTATTGCaatcggttttttttttccacccacTTCAAGGCCTGTACTGTATCACCCCTGTAGCTTAGTTCATCATATCAATgaatgaaacgggtagcgtgctattttttttaaaaaaaaataaaataacccaTACAGAAACTTTTACGAGAACAAGATCCATAAAAATGATCCATAAatgagtaagtggcaaaggacttgatggttggtactcgagatccaagttcaaatcctaattgatgcacatttctagctaaatttatttctaaatgaaataaacgaagcgggtagcgtgctatctacctctccaaaaaaaaaaaaaatcctaattgatgcacatttctagctaattgATGCACATTTCTAGTTGGTACTCAGAgatccaagttcaaatcctaattgatgcacatttctagctaaatttatttctaaatgaaataaacgaagcgggtagcgtgctacctacctctccaaaaaaaaaaaaaaaatcccataaaaatgtgaaataactCTTTATCTGTTGGCATCTCGGGATGTTTACCCCAAAACTTCATATTATATGTCCTTAGGTCCTTTTGGTTGGAGGAATTTTGTGAAACTTTTGAGTACGCTATTTTTAGCCAGTATTATAGCTTTTTGGCAGGGAGAGGAAGTCTACTGTGTGTAACAATTACACCGTATTATTTATATTcagtgaaatatatattttttaaaaaatataataaaaatattttttaaaaattataatgggATGagtaaatctaatagtaattcaGTGAAAAtctaatttcttaatttttttgtaaatacaatTATGACAATTGATGACTATTATCTATGTCAACGGGTTAGATTcagggcggattttcaaaaatccaaattcgaacccgactccaaacccgagatccgaacccaaacacaaatccgacggattttaaaaatttatatccaaacccaaatccgaccaaaaattcgaaacccgaactcgaatctgaacccgaacgcgaaataattatttcttttttcaatatttcaaaatatattatattaaatctaaaattttaaaatacaattcaaatataatatcaaatttatatatatataataaaaaataaattcgggttcgagttcgggtacagtcaaaatctataTCAGAATCCATATCTgtcggatttctatttttgatattcatatccgaatctatatccatttagcatcggatatattCGTTTTTTTCGGATTCAAGTTCGGATAAACTTTCGGGTATCGATACTGGTTAACATCCCTATCTATGTCTACATAATCCGCGAGTACAAAAATCCATCCGTGATTTTTTTCAAATCGTTAGTTTTCCAAGTCCAGATATCTGTTAAGTCCAGACAAAGACCTCTACAGAGATTAATCCACACAAAGACTTTTAGGAGAACAGGATCCATAATAATGTGAAACAAATGTAAAAacaactcctttttttttcttttctttttttttctcgctgcCCACCCCCGAGGCCATCGCtgttgttatatttggtttagatttatagttatctaaattagagttaaattctaatttaattggAATTGGATTTAATTTGTCATATATAGATTATAATTAGTAGtgtaattttaattgaattagaattagactctagttaggagacatgtatcgtatatacatgctacggccaaattAATGACGCTGCGACTCAAGTTAAGCTATGCTCTAATTAAGCCATATATACTGGAGAGAGTTGACTGAGCAAGGTTGGTCTCTACGAGGAGCCGGAACTTAGAATGTCAAGCAatcctctaattaattagtGTTTCAGTGCTGTTGGTGGAGCGGCTGAGGAGACTTATTGATGCTCAATTAATTAAGTCAAGAAGGTGCCGTACCTTGCATATGGTGAGGCGGGCGGAAGGATCTCATTGTACGGACATGCTAAGTGGAGATGCTATATGCATATGCGCGTCaatcaaatactttatttgGAATCTTAATTTGAGATtgagatcttctttgtactccgcctcttttcgatattaataaattatttggtcCGTCTTCGCCCATGGACGTAGgtcgttggccgaaccacgtaaatatcggtgtattctttttcttttttttttcttttcgtttcctgcattaagttattttctggatctatttttcgtcgttccgattttaacagcTGTCTCACCCATATaacctaatttatttttttaatgaatgaagtgggtagcgtgttatttatatctcaaaaaaaactCTTTATCCGATGGCATCTCGGATGTTTACTCCAAAACTTCATATTAtatgtagggatgcaaacggggcggatctgggggcgggagacccgccccgcctcccgccccgactagcaaaaatccgccccgcctcccgccccgaatccgtgacgggttaaaaaatacatcccataatccgccccgcctcgtaacccgcctcccgccggcgccccgaatctgccccgccaactaatattttttataaaattataatattattaatattttgtaaaatataaattaataatttttaataatattatatatataatttaacaatattaatggtaaaaattaaaaatatcaatcacaattcaaaacaaaattcaaatgttttaaatacattagaaatgagagtaataacttatttgtattttgaactttttttgtaaatatattattttttagaaatattttttaaaaatacaaatgatattcggggcggattcggggcgggtcaaaattttttccgtttcctgccccgaatccgtctcggatcggAAAACTTATCCCGTTTTCTACCCCGAAtctgtttattttctcccatttactgtCTTCGtgggggcggatcggggcgggagctccaccaactcggatccatttgcatccctaattatATGTCCTTCGGTCCTTTTGGGGTAATTTGTCGAACTTTTGGGCGTACGCTATTTTTAAGCCTATGTTATAGCTTTTTGGCAGGGAGAggaataggggtggaaacgagccgagctcgagcgagcttatgtcagctcaaattcggcttgaaattaatttcgagcctaaatctaggctcaagctcagcttgaaattaatttgagctgagctcgagcgagcttaatttcgagtcgagccgagctcgagctctaaacgagccgattgaaattctcgacattatataattaatagtttaatttttatagaacatgaccaacaatttgatgcaacatgtctaatagttcaaaatacaacataattataagaaatatgaGCTAGAGTGACTTTCTGACTGGAtgagggtctgagagagagagagagaggggaaaaacgtagggatttgaaattttgaatgttatcatgttttagggttatgtgcaacagtgaaagtctgaaagagaaagtgtattatgtaaatttagaattgggctcaattgcacggttgtacttgttgggtttattttatagGCCAGCAATAatagcccaaattaaattaaagcctatatataattaaaatacattatatttataaatattatatatatatatatatatatatagagagagagagagagagagagagtccggctattatacttttataagtattggctcctttatactcataaattttcgacccttagatttattccattaatcattttcaaccgttagatcatactatttaaccaactacccactcaaccctagggaatcactatcattctaagtggggaccaccatcatcctaaccgcacatcccatcaatcaacggttaaaaatttatgagtataagggggtctatactcataagagtatagtagccccagcctatatatatatatatatatatatatataattttttttttcgagcttttcgagcttttcgagcctaattcgaacgacccgagtaatactcaagctcggcttgaaataaatttcgagccttttattttgttcaagctcggctcatttaatttcgagtcgagctcgagcgagccgaatattgAGCCGAACAccagtcgaacgcgagccggctcgctcgtttgccagccctagagAGGAAGTCTACTGTGTATAATAATTacactatattatttatattcaactaaatatatattttttaaaaaaatataataaattttttttttacaaactaTAATGAAATGAGTGAGAGGAGAGCAGTTTAATTGGGAGAAAACACTGCATCACAACATGTGACTAATTGGGTGCATGCGTGTGCGGCTGTACGTGCACGCCAGCACGCGTGACCGATGGGGCTAAGgccagggaaaaaaaaatctcttatgTAAAATAATTGGTTAGAATATGTAGacattttttgaactttagcTAATTAAAATTGATGCTTgaccattttttatttgatttacactctctctctgtttactaaaaatttgatttagtcatttatttgacaaatttcaaaattttgtgagAAGCAAAAAGTCAGTAAAATAAATGGACagttaataaaatatagtctCCGCTGAACATTGAttaacattttttaaattataataaatagatACAAAACCAATGAAATAGTGAATTGTAAGCTACTATTCACTGCCCCTGCTTCACCCTCTCTCGTCTTCTCGGTACTTGCTGAAATGGGAAACAGCAGCGAACTcccctgcttcttcttcttcttcttcttctccctcctctctccccATAGCTGTTCTCAGAGCCAACAAAGCTGCGACTCGAGCGATTTGAATGCGCTCCAGGGCTTTGTGGAAGGGCTCCAATCGAGTGATCTTGGGTGGAGCTTTAATGAGTCGTCTTCTTCAAATTGCTGTACTTGGGTTGGAATATCCTGTGATTTGGGCTCTGCTCTGGTGAAGAGGGTGATTGGTTTGGATCTCTCCAATAAGAGTTTAAAGGGCTCCGTCTCTTCTTCTCTTGGCGGATTAGATCAATTGAAGCAGCTCAATCTCTCCTACAATTCCCTCCGTGGACAGGTTCCTGCAGAGCTATTCCATCTCCCCCATTTGGAGCTCCTCGATCTCAGTATGAACATGTTATCTGGGCTTATCCCTGCCGAATCGAACCTATCGTCGATTCAGGTATTCAACATCTCCTTCAATTCATTCAACGGCACGCACCTGATCCTCGCCGGATCGAGCAATCTATCAGTCTACGACGTCAGCTCGAACAGCTTCTGGGGCCCCGTCGATACAGGTATTTGCAATTCCTCTGATTCCATTCAACTGCTTCGGTTCTCGGCGAACATGTTCTCCGGCGACTTCCCCGCCGGCTTTGGGAACTGCGGTTCCCTTTCCGAGCTCTCGCTCAATACAAACGGCCTCACCGGAACTTTGCCTGATGATCTTTTTACACTATCTTCATTAACCAAACTAAACCTTCAAGGGAATGCACTCTCTGGTACTGTGAGCACAAACATTAGAAACCTTTCCAACCTTGTTCATGTAGAAATTTCCTTCAATAACTTTTCCGGGGTGATCCCGGATGTATTTGATAGCCTAAGTGAGCTAGAGTACTTCGCTGCTTTTTCCAATAAACTCACTGGGGGTTTGCCCCCTTCTTTGTCTAACTGTTCGACACTTGCTCTTCTTATCCTGGGAAATAACTCTCTTACTGGAACTATTGCTCTTAACTTTCGAGCCTTGCCAAGGTTAAAGCACCTCATCCTTGCATGGAATTTCTTTTCCGGTTGTATCCCTCCCGATCTTCCCAATTGCACACAAATGCAGCGCTTAAATCTTGGCACGAACAATCTAGTAGGCGAAATACCCTCTAGCTTCAAGAACTTCACCTCTCTAGCCATTCTCTGGCTCTCCGTTAACAACTTTTCCAACTTATTCTCGGCACTACAAATCCTGCAGTGCGTCTTCCCGTCTTAAACACCCGAACTTTTCCAACTTATTCTCGGCACTACAAATCCTGCAGAGCTTGCCCAGTCTTACAGACCTTGCGCTCTTTGAGAACTTTCACGGCGGCGAACTTTTCCAACTTATTCTCGGCACTACAAATCCTGCAGAGCTTGCCCAGTCTTACAGACCTTGCGCTCTTTGAGAACTTTCACGGCGGCGAGTTAATGCCGTCGGAAGGGATTCAAGGATTTGCTAAAACGGAAGTCCTTTCCATTGCATTTTGTGGTCTTTCTGGTTCTATCCCGCCATGGCTGGCAAATTTGACCAAACTAAAAATCGTGGACATTTCGTGGAACCGTTTAACCGGGACTATCCCTCCTTGGTTGGGGAATCTTGATAATCTCTTTTACCTGGACATCTCAAATAATTCACTCACTGGAGAAATTCCTACTAGCTTAACGCGTATGAAGAGCCTTGCATACGGTGACTCATCACAGGATATCGGCATTGTGATCCAGAGAAATTCAAGTGGTCGGTTTCTACAATACAGCAGCTTTCGACCGGCGATAATTTTGAGCAATAATAAGCTAGTCGGGTCGATCTTGCCCGAGTTTAACAGCCTTGTGAACCTCCATGTGCTGGATTTGAGTTTCAACTATATATCAGGAACTATACCTGATTTATCGGGCATGTCGaaatggctctgataccaattgatagaAAATCACGAACggtatgtaaaaataaatagaaaataaatacataccaaaatccaggatcaaaaataaaatataagataactcacagagcgccatAGAAAATGATTCTGATTAATCTTGCGGAAGCTAGAAGTCCGGGCACGATCTGaaagtcacgaaccgaacttgCGTGATTTGGTTTCTCCCCCTATCTCAGGCACTCTGCTGATGGTGTGGAACTGGATGGTAATTCTCACACAGAATACGTATGAGAACCGGTGCAGGCACCAATACcccctttatatagagttcaGATCGATcttcccatcaaagtctgattaggattctattcaaatttaaaatagatgggATAGGAATAAAATAAACCAATTCAAGTACATTCTATTCTGTTcaggattgacctttatctatagaaatccaatttgaatataattaattgggccacatatatggaaatcctaacaTGTCAATACTTAGAAAGCTTGGATTTATCGCACAATCATCTGCACTGGTGCTCATACCGCCATTCTTGAGTAATTGCATTTTCTTTCCGAGCCTTCAATGGTGGCCTATAACAATTTACCGGGCAAATTCCACGGGGCGTGGGGGGGtcaatttgatacatttaacGATCCGTGCAATTTATATCGGCAATTATTATCTTTGTGGGCCTCCGACTCAAAATCAACTGTCTAATGAAGAactaaaccctaatcctaaaaGAGACAACAACATCGATAGGGAGGCAACTTGGTCATATCTTGCAATGACTTGGATTTGCACTGAGATATGGGGGGTGTGTGCGGAATCCTAATATTCAAAAAAGTCTTGGAGTGATGCTTATTTTCCGATGATTAATAAGTTATTCGATAAAACATATGTGATAATAGCAGTAAATATAGAAGTTGAATAGAAGAGTATACGTGGATGATGATGACCAATTCTTCAGGTTATTATTTTCTAGTTTGTAAACTACGCCTGTTGTAtggtgtttcttttttttttatgttgcaTGTAATTTGTCATTGTAAATCAAACTTGTATCCTACATATATGTTTCGCTTAGAACTAATGTCTACTACATGTGAGGAGAATTAAGTGGCAGTGTGCATAACATTGTACCTTTTGTTTTGTCTTTTCAACTCATCAATTTTGCTTTCTAATTAATTGATGCTTACTAATCTAAGATTAAACTATTATCAACTAGCGACTAATTCATGCAATGATACAtaattataacaaaattaattaataattatttatattctaaataatttatagtGAGAAACtatttatatctaaaatatcaaatttaatatattcaGCTTGTCTGTATCTTCTGCCCTTATAACTTTCGTATCATTTACATAACTCAACTtcgaatatttaattttaggatAACTTTAAAGAGGCCCAGTGTGGTTACCTCATTTTACTCTActactatataatttttagcATTTTATTCATTATATAGGATAATAAAGTGATACTTTCTAAAAATCAGttggtgtaaatattcaaaaatagaggtagctatcaaaataatttaaaaaaatatcaacgagtcgatcaagccgaggcacgatatctcgctctctttaagaGATTCAGCCTCTGCGGTTGGCACagcctttgaaccgatgcagcGCAGAGCACCgacttgtcccctccaggataCAAGCGCTCGACCCTTGcgtgtggcttcaccaactctgccacaagtagatgagcccaaaCTCCACAAAAGAACACCTTTCTTTGacccgtctctctctctcaaagtaTAATAGAATAGCTTTATAGTTTATTGAGTTGTGTGTAAGATAGAGAAAAAAGAGCCCTCTATATATAGCTCATAGGATAGAGAGTTACTAGAAATTAAAAAGCCATAGTTACATAGCATTTAGTTGAGTTCATTGTGCATAGGAGTTTAACGAAAGCATAGGTTAGGTTTCAATCAAAGTAGAGTTATGAATAACTTGCATTCCTCCATGAATGCAAGAGTATAAGTTACAAAGGTTAttcaaatcatattaataataaaatgtacacAACATGTCCCCActcattttatattaaaattatatgagaATTTGAAGGCCAAAGAGAATCATTATACATAATGAAGGTGTGCTCTGCATTGAACCTTCACTTACGTGAAACAGTAATCTCTACTCCAGAGCTAGAGTGGTCTCAACTTGAACTTTGACTCTTAGGGGAAATAGAAAGTTACTGCTCACATATAACAATCCAGGTGTGACATGAGCTTTAATAGCCAACACGTACGGTCCTGTGCTGATCCTGGTTTTCATGAGCAATTTGAGAATAAGCCAGTTCTCATAGGAAGCGCCCACTTCCCATGCTCACATAGGTGAAATCGCGTCAAGGGTGCTCCTGTAATTCTGACTCCTGCTCATAAGAGCCACAGATTTCATTAAGAGCAAAAGCTCAACCCTCTTTTCATTACAGGATGATATGCACCCACACCCATAGGGATAGGTAAAAATGCCGATCACATAGATCTATATATTGTGCATCTTTTACGACCACCATATGATTCGTTTTCTCAATTGAACCAATTTCAGGATCTCTGGATCATCGGTTGGGTATCCTCACTGACGTGTTCTTGATGTTTATGGGCTTCAACCCTATCCCCCTCGATGTGTTCCAGATCCTTTCTCTTCCAAGGCCTTGTTTAATGATCTGCCAGATTATcagtagatttaatataatcaaCATACTGATAAATACCATTGTTCATATATGATCTCACAGTACTGTGTTTCTTCTCACGGATCTGGATTTACCGTTATAATAACGGTTTTTACTCTACCAATAGCAGCAGTGCTATCACAGTGTATTAAGACAGATGGAACGTTTTTCCACAATATGGGAATCTCAGACATTAAGTCTCTCAACCAACTAGCTTCCTCGCTAGACGAAGCTAAGGCAATAAGCTCAGCTCCATAGTTGAATTAGCAATGATAGTTTGTTTTTTAGATTTCCAACATATAGCACCACCTGCTA
This portion of the Ananas comosus cultivar F153 unplaced genomic scaffold, ASM154086v1, whole genome shotgun sequence genome encodes:
- the LOC109704772 gene encoding phytosulfokine receptor 1-like is translated as MGNSSELPCFFFFFFFSLLSPHSCSQSQQSCDSSDLNALQGFVEGLQSSDLGWSFNESSSSNCCTWVGISCDLGSALVKRVIGLDLSNKSLKGSVSSSLGGLDQLKQLNLSYNSLRGQVPAELFHLPHLELLDLSMNMLSGLIPAESNLSSIQVFNISFNSFNGTHLILAGSSNLSVYDVSSNSFWGPVDTGICNSSDSIQLLRFSANMFSGDFPAGFGNCGSLSELSLNTNGLTGTLPDDLFTLSSLTKLNLQGNALSGTVSTNIRNLSNLVHVEISFNNFSGVIPDVFDSLSELEYFAAFSNKLTGGLPPSLSNCSTLALLILGNNSLTGTIALNFRALPRLKHLILAWNFFSGCIPPDLPNCTQMQRLNLGTNNLVGEIPSSFKNFTSLAILWLSVNNFSNLFSALQILQSLPSLTDLALFENFHGGELFQLILGTTNPAELAQSYRPCAL